The following are from one region of the Rhipicephalus microplus isolate Deutch F79 chromosome 1, USDA_Rmic, whole genome shotgun sequence genome:
- the LOC119177790 gene encoding neprilysin-1-like, which yields MADNIPSNEVLAVPAELYAAASPFPPAYASNAQFCSGGGWAAALWSLSVTTTLLLMASVLVTAFVTATLFISSGGAFSSMLPQPTITAKDAPPPSYHGTPPKMSTVPRASFPDVFYDAPSQSRRNRACTSTACVEYARRLLRQINTSRDPCDDFYAYVCDDWVRARPLPLGSERLSVDTALVDGYAELLASGLRDNATSRFPPLRFLIDNCLRPQANLFHALRAMFMDAARLRPWMAQSSARRRPSPVEVSRKLGVAYRELGVDALFRPFVVKEVSSNDTRRFVGLGEPSTVLLRGPLERREYELVRVSFAPLLGFFQNQTDADLLQFEERLALMLGQPQLDVAALVNASIVKVFDLPSLRNIEWTSFLQSVFGKGLRPITARTYVKLASPDYFLRLARGDLLRFSSDLLGYLLFRITMALSPFIWKRELRDQLASVAYARHPEFARALPQSHYCLRLLNRFEPNLPLHVSRRLAESLLGGENAVEDLVSTLRLVLLESVQAQLGPLNSELRAHLRDKLNAVSWEPLSPRAMDSESTRAEYVDGVYLSNSRLSTAQFVYTWIRKSLEKKLMAHMSTRAAAAGGVAAYPGWTGGFLSAESQLPPPYERLEIPLPVFDFFLNEDPSLRPLQIARAGPKVYRPLLRAVYHWAYNFEHGSNAYGAETALSRRMNNLRRCLKRQYSALFWTEQRPQLDASRTSWSDLWDSLALRPALDAFLLDSGRVAPDYRLALLEHWNASQLFFVSYAANMCENGNQRFLRKMAAQGPHSSAWFRVNGPLRNSLEFARAFGCKVGSFMNPVDKCALIH from the exons ATGGCCGACAACATTCCCAGCAACGAGGTCCTCGCCGTGCCGGCTGAGCTGTACGCGGCCGCCAGTCCCTTTCCGCCAGCCTACGCGAGCAACGCGCAGTTCTGCAGTGGTGGTGGCTGGGCGGCGGCCCTGTGGAGCCTCAGCGTCACCACCACACTGCTGCTGATGGCGTCGGTGTTGGTCACCGCCTTCGTTACCGCAACGCTGTTCATCTCCAGCGGCGGCGCATTCTCTTCAATGCTACCGCAGCCTACTATCACGGCCAAGGACGCACCGCCGCCATCGTACCACGGCACGCCACCCAAAATGTCCACTGTGCCTAG AGCAAGCTTTCCAGACGTGTTCTATGACGCGCCCTCGCAAAGCCGCCGCAATCGCGCCTGTACCTCGACGGCGTGCGTGGAGTACGCGCGCCGACTGCTGCGCCAGATCAACACCAGCCGTGACCCCTGCGACGACTTCTACGCGTACGTGTGCGACGACTGGGTGCGGGCGCGGCCGCTGCCTCTCGGTAGCGAGAGGCTCTCGGTGGACACTGCCCTGGTGGACGGCTACGCCGAGCTACTCGCCTCGGGACTGCGCGACAATGCGACCAGCCGGTTCCCGCCGCTGCGCTTCCTCATCGACAACTGCCTGCGGCCGCAGGCGAACCTCTTCCACGCCCTGCGGGCCATGTTCATGGATGCAGCTCGGCTCCGACCATGGATGGCGCAATCGAGCGCGCGCCGCCGTCCGTCGCCCGTCGAGGTGTCGCGCAAGTTGGGCGTCGCCTACCGCGAGCTCGGCGTCGACGCCCTCTTCAGGCCCTTCGTGGTCAAGGAAGTCTCCTCAAACGACACTCGCCGCTTCGTGGGGCTCGGCGAGCCATCCACAGTGCTCCTGCGCGGCCCGCTCGAGCGCCGAGAGTACGAGCTGGTGCGCGTGAGCTTCGCGCCCCTGCTGGGCTTCTTCCAGAACCAGACGGACGCTGACCTCCTCCAGTTCGAGGAGAGACTGGCGCTCATGCTCGGCCAGCCGCAACTGGACGTCGCGGCGCTTGTCAATGCCAGCATAGTCAAGGTGTTTGACCTGCCCTCGCTGAGGAACATCGAGTGGACTAGCTTCCTGCAGAGCGTGTTCGGCAAAGGGCTTCGTCCCATCACGGCCCGGACGTACGTAAAGCTGGCTTCGCCTGACTACTTCCTTCGCTTGGCGCGTGGGGACCTGCTGCGCTTCTCGAGCGACCTACTGGGCTACCTGCTCTTCCGCATCACCATGGCGCTGTCACCTTTCATCTGGAAGCGCGAGCTCCGCGACCAGCTCGCCTCGGTGGCCTACGCGCGACACCCAGAGTTTGCGCGTGCTCTCCCGCAAAGCCACTACTGCCtgcgcctgctaaaccgcttcgAGCCCAACCTGCCGCTGCACGTGTCGCGGCGCCTCGCCGAGTCTCTGCTGGGAGGTGAGAACGCCGTTGAAGACCTGGTGTCTACGCTACGCCTCGTCTTGCTCGAGTCCGTTCAGGCGCAACTGGGCCCACTGAACAGCGAGCTGCGCGCGCACCTTCGCGACAAGCTGAACGCCGTCTCGTGGGAGCCCCTGTCGCCCCGCGCTATGGACAGCGAGTCGACGCGAGCCGAGTACGTGGACGGCGTCTACCTGAGCAACTCGCGCCTCTCCACGGCACAGTTCGTCTACACCTGGATCCGCAAGTCACTCGAGAAGAAGCTGATGGCGCACATGAGCACGCGTGCGGCTGCCGCAGGCGGCGTAGCGGCCTACCCGGGCTGGACGGGCGGCTTCCTGAGCGCCGAGAGCCAGTTGCCACCACCGTACGAGAGGCTCGAGATCCCGCTGCCCGTTTTTGACTTCTTCCTCAACGAGGACCCTTCTCTGCGACCCTTGCAAATTGCTAGGGCGGGCCCCAAGGTGTACCGGCCCCTGCTGCGCGCCGTCTACCACTGGGCCTACAACTTCGAACACGGCAGCAACGCATACGGAGCCGAGACGGCCCTGTCGCGTCGCATGAACAACTTGCGGCGCTGCCTGAAACGCCAGTACTCTGCCCTGTTCTGGACCGAGCAGAGGCCGCAGCTGGACGCATCACGCACTTCGTGGTCTGACCTGTGGGACAGCCTGGCGTTGCGGCCGGCGCTGGACGCGTTCCTGCTGGACAGTGGTCGCGTGGCGCCTGACTATCGGCTCGCCTTGCTCGAGCACTGGAACGCCAGTCAGCTCTTCTTCGTCTCGTACGCCGCCAACATGTGCGAGAACGGCAACCAGCGCTTCCTGCGCAAGATGGCCGCCCAGGGACCACACAGTTCCGCCTGGTTCCGTGTTAACGGCCCGCTGCGCAATTCACTGGAGTTCGCGCGTGCTTTCGGCTGCAAGGTTGGTTCGTTCATGAACCCCGTCGACAAGTGTGCCCTAATTCACTGA